In Panacibacter ginsenosidivorans, the following proteins share a genomic window:
- a CDS encoding glycosyltransferase — protein MADKIKVAHVIRVFSYGGAEVLLREFFAQPEFKEQVHSDLFVLDHKKLGLKDDVTPNINKFYFYKITTWKFLVEYIRFLQDIKKGNYDIVHMHLPVAGWMGVVAKIFTGKKTKYIYSEHNLVNFYSKYNYYLSGWTYGFFDSVIYVSHEVGEVIRKVQKGWFFKTNHPVTILNGIDTNKFHCTHRHELKPAETLTIGLVARFRPQKRVDRWAEVAAEIHKKNPNIKFLMVGDGPSDDLLRQRIKELNIEGVIELPGMLTDTYAAYKRIDIFLLTSDFEGLPLALLEAMSCGCVPVISNVGGIKQLDFGGIGHKFDEFVTADIADKIVAYTQQPEKYFDESDRSREFVIKYYSLTKQVNEIIDLYRELMK, from the coding sequence ATGGCAGATAAAATAAAAGTAGCTCATGTAATTCGTGTGTTTAGTTATGGAGGCGCTGAAGTTTTACTGCGTGAGTTTTTTGCGCAACCTGAATTTAAAGAACAGGTTCACTCTGATCTATTTGTGTTGGATCATAAAAAACTTGGATTGAAAGATGATGTTACACCCAACATCAATAAATTCTATTTCTATAAAATAACCACCTGGAAATTTTTAGTTGAATATATCAGATTCCTTCAAGATATAAAAAAAGGCAATTATGATATAGTGCACATGCATCTTCCTGTTGCAGGCTGGATGGGCGTTGTAGCCAAAATTTTTACCGGAAAAAAAACAAAATACATTTACAGCGAACATAATCTTGTAAACTTCTATAGCAAATACAATTACTATTTAAGTGGGTGGACGTATGGCTTTTTTGATAGTGTTATTTATGTATCGCATGAAGTAGGAGAGGTGATACGCAAAGTACAAAAAGGTTGGTTCTTTAAAACCAATCATCCTGTTACGATATTGAATGGTATTGATACAAACAAATTTCATTGCACACACAGACATGAACTAAAGCCTGCAGAAACATTGACGATTGGTTTGGTGGCAAGGTTTCGTCCGCAGAAGCGTGTTGACCGCTGGGCAGAAGTAGCAGCAGAAATCCATAAGAAGAATCCCAATATAAAATTCTTAATGGTTGGCGATGGACCGAGTGATGATTTGTTAAGACAGCGCATCAAAGAATTAAATATTGAAGGCGTTATTGAATTGCCAGGAATGCTTACCGACACTTATGCAGCTTATAAACGTATAGATATATTTTTACTTACCAGTGATTTTGAAGGTTTACCATTGGCATTACTTGAAGCAATGAGTTGTGGTTGCGTGCCTGTTATAAGTAATGTTGGTGGTATAAAGCAATTAGACTTTGGTGGTATTGGGCATAAGTTCGATGAATTTGTTACTGCTGATATTGCTGATAAGATCGTTGCGTACACACAACAACCCGAAAAGTATTTTGATGAAAGCGATCGTTCAAGAGAGTTTGTTATAAAATATTATTCACTTACAAAACAGGTGAATGAAATTATTGATTTGTATAGGGAGTTGATGAAATGA